A stretch of Lactuca sativa cultivar Salinas chromosome 6, Lsat_Salinas_v11, whole genome shotgun sequence DNA encodes these proteins:
- the LOC111890239 gene encoding protein EMSY-LIKE 3 isoform X1 encodes MDYGLSDSSGTDDDFPPPHQNKFRSGGPGGSSGNGRTMAVGPGPPRIQNDMETQIHLIEQEAYTSVLRAFKAQSDAITWEMETLITDLRKELRVSDEEHRILLSRVNGDDIIKRIREWRKTNGVQLQPTSSSQKKQKTSQSGPSSSLAPPPHHPMPPSSSAMNRGGSGSGLRGKKPQSFGSSSFNSRDQVGKKGGGGYNGNGVDEDKSSDPLIGRKVWTRWPEDSNFYEAVITDFNPVEGRHALVYDANTPNEAWEWVNLREISPNDIRWKWEDVGASHRGGGRSGTGRGNKNPPAAAAARGETAGGGSGRGRVVSKGQSKKESQPQPLPLTKGVPKRALNDIELLHTDTLVKEMDKVFSSSNADPMDIEKARKVLKEHEEALVDAIAKLEGASDGESEQVQKQSVRKHEGGEGGSGNKVLLAVEDLQTNVA; translated from the exons ATGGACTACGGGCTTTCAGACAGCAGTG GAACAGATGATGACTTTCCTCCACCACATCAGAACAAATTCCGTAGTGGTGGGCCCGGGGGTAGTTCTGGAAACGGAAGAACAATGGCTGTGGGCCCCGGCCCTCCTAGAATTCAAAATGACATGGAAACACAAATCCACCTTATAGAACAAGAAGCATACACCTCAGTTCTTCGTGCCTTTAAAGCTCAATCTGATGCTATCACTTGG GAGATGGAAACTTTGATAACAGATCTTAGGAAGGAGCTGAGAGTATCAGATGAAGAACACAGAATACTTCTATCAAGAGTAAATGGTGATGACATCATCAAGAGAATAAG GGAATGGAGGAAGACTAATGGAGTTCAACTTCAACCTACATCATCAtcacaaaagaaacaaaaaacatCCCAATCTGGACCTTCTTCATCCTTAGCTCCACCACCTCACCACCCAATGCCGCCATCTTCATCAGCCATGAATCGTGGTGGTTCTGGTTCAGGATTGAGGGGAAAGAAGCCACAATCT TTTGGATCTTCAAGTTTCAACAGCAGGGATCAAGTGGGGAAGAAGGGTGGTGGTGGTTATAATGGAAATGGTGTTGATGAAGACAAGAGCTCGGATCCTCTGATTGGAAGGAAGGTTTGGACAAGATGGCCTGAAGATAGTAACTTTTATGAGGCTGTTATAACAGACTTTAACCCTGTTgag GGGCGCCATGCTTTGGTATACGATGCAAATACACCAAATGAAGCTTGGGAATGGGTTAATCTTCGAGAG ATATCTCCGAATGATATTCGTTGGAAATGGGAGGATGTTGGAGCATCTCATAGAGGTGGCGGGCGAAGTGGGACCGGGCGGGGGAACAAAAATCCTCCGGCGGCGGCGGCAGCTCGTGGCGAGACAGCTGGCGGTGGGTCCGGAAGGGGTAGAGTGGTCTCCAAGGGTCAGTCCAAGAAAGAATCACAACCTCAACCACTTCCATTAACAAAAGGTGTTCCAAAAAGGGCTTTGAATGATATCGAGTTGCTTCACACAGATACCCTTGTTAAAGAG ATGGATAAAGTGTTTAGTTCAAGCAATGCGGATCCAATGGACATTGAGAAGGCAAGAAAAGTGCTTAAA gaGCATGAAGAAGCCCTTGTGGATGCTATTGCAAAGCTTGAAGGCGCCTCAGATGGTGAAAGTG AACAAGTGCAAAAGCAATCAGTTAGAAAACATGAAGGAGGTGAGGGTGGTTCAGGGAATAAGGTGTTGTTGGCTGTAGAAGATCTTCAAACAAATGTGGCTTAA
- the LOC111890239 gene encoding protein EMSY-LIKE 3 isoform X2 — MDYGLSDSSDDDFPPPHQNKFRSGGPGGSSGNGRTMAVGPGPPRIQNDMETQIHLIEQEAYTSVLRAFKAQSDAITWEMETLITDLRKELRVSDEEHRILLSRVNGDDIIKRIREWRKTNGVQLQPTSSSQKKQKTSQSGPSSSLAPPPHHPMPPSSSAMNRGGSGSGLRGKKPQSFGSSSFNSRDQVGKKGGGGYNGNGVDEDKSSDPLIGRKVWTRWPEDSNFYEAVITDFNPVEGRHALVYDANTPNEAWEWVNLREISPNDIRWKWEDVGASHRGGGRSGTGRGNKNPPAAAAARGETAGGGSGRGRVVSKGQSKKESQPQPLPLTKGVPKRALNDIELLHTDTLVKEMDKVFSSSNADPMDIEKARKVLKEHEEALVDAIAKLEGASDGESEQVQKQSVRKHEGGEGGSGNKVLLAVEDLQTNVA; from the exons ATGGACTACGGGCTTTCAGACAGCAGTG ATGATGACTTTCCTCCACCACATCAGAACAAATTCCGTAGTGGTGGGCCCGGGGGTAGTTCTGGAAACGGAAGAACAATGGCTGTGGGCCCCGGCCCTCCTAGAATTCAAAATGACATGGAAACACAAATCCACCTTATAGAACAAGAAGCATACACCTCAGTTCTTCGTGCCTTTAAAGCTCAATCTGATGCTATCACTTGG GAGATGGAAACTTTGATAACAGATCTTAGGAAGGAGCTGAGAGTATCAGATGAAGAACACAGAATACTTCTATCAAGAGTAAATGGTGATGACATCATCAAGAGAATAAG GGAATGGAGGAAGACTAATGGAGTTCAACTTCAACCTACATCATCAtcacaaaagaaacaaaaaacatCCCAATCTGGACCTTCTTCATCCTTAGCTCCACCACCTCACCACCCAATGCCGCCATCTTCATCAGCCATGAATCGTGGTGGTTCTGGTTCAGGATTGAGGGGAAAGAAGCCACAATCT TTTGGATCTTCAAGTTTCAACAGCAGGGATCAAGTGGGGAAGAAGGGTGGTGGTGGTTATAATGGAAATGGTGTTGATGAAGACAAGAGCTCGGATCCTCTGATTGGAAGGAAGGTTTGGACAAGATGGCCTGAAGATAGTAACTTTTATGAGGCTGTTATAACAGACTTTAACCCTGTTgag GGGCGCCATGCTTTGGTATACGATGCAAATACACCAAATGAAGCTTGGGAATGGGTTAATCTTCGAGAG ATATCTCCGAATGATATTCGTTGGAAATGGGAGGATGTTGGAGCATCTCATAGAGGTGGCGGGCGAAGTGGGACCGGGCGGGGGAACAAAAATCCTCCGGCGGCGGCGGCAGCTCGTGGCGAGACAGCTGGCGGTGGGTCCGGAAGGGGTAGAGTGGTCTCCAAGGGTCAGTCCAAGAAAGAATCACAACCTCAACCACTTCCATTAACAAAAGGTGTTCCAAAAAGGGCTTTGAATGATATCGAGTTGCTTCACACAGATACCCTTGTTAAAGAG ATGGATAAAGTGTTTAGTTCAAGCAATGCGGATCCAATGGACATTGAGAAGGCAAGAAAAGTGCTTAAA gaGCATGAAGAAGCCCTTGTGGATGCTATTGCAAAGCTTGAAGGCGCCTCAGATGGTGAAAGTG AACAAGTGCAAAAGCAATCAGTTAGAAAACATGAAGGAGGTGAGGGTGGTTCAGGGAATAAGGTGTTGTTGGCTGTAGAAGATCTTCAAACAAATGTGGCTTAA